One genomic window of Paenibacillus xylanilyticus includes the following:
- a CDS encoding penicillin-binding protein 1A — translation MVDVNKKKPDEQPARKRSFARRLGSVAKWMVVLGFMGALFVGGALMGYVSSIVKDEPVRSRALIEQKVSENSITGFAYFADGSPIGQLRTEEDRRPVTFDQIPQKVIDAVISIEDNHFYEHKGVDMSGTLRAVKQKVLKESVQTGGSTLTQQLARRVFLNLDRTEDRKVKEILLSLRLERFLTKNEIMTAYLNKVPFGNGSSGYNVYGIKAAAKGLFNINDLEKINTAQAAYLAGLPQLPSSYSAFNGKGDFVEDNFERAINRQHLVLRRMLELGKINQTEYDEAIAFDIKSSLAPKTVKAYNTYPYLMMETERQAAQILMKQMNADTAAEGNSEGSDSTEDGTQKESSALLEEAQQQLRTGGYRIYTTINKSVYKTMRTIAENDSNFAADDPKKGKEQTAAIMIDHKTGAILGMIEGRSFQDEQMNYATQMVRQPGSTMKPIAAYLPALEEGLVQPASIIDDSPIILKDGGSNGFHIPKNANNRYQGLVTARRALNYSLNVPALKLFNEDVGIEKAWAFSKKLGITTIQQQDYQAQTGVLGGLQYGVTVEELTNAYGAIANNGVYNDSYMISKIVDSKGNIVYKHESEPVQAFSEQTAYLMTDMLRTVITEGTADKVRETYKYTKSAPVVGKTGSTQNYADVWFEGYTPDVTLGVWVGYKQPVNTLETKSQRKRAQQLWSQIMNEVVATDKELFVTDSFKKPSGIETRTVSAYSGKLPTSLTDKFVTDIFNSKFIPKDSDDGVAKAKYITYNGVNYIPRDETPSDMLKEKTVIKRKKPISDLIKELQNAFSRMSRHESLAYYLPEDADADMPTQVDPRSDNGKAPDAPGNVRISVANGKAVITFNATPENDVVGYRLYRSVNGAGFQNQGQVVLTGESRSFTAYAQGGNFTFYVTAVDVAGKESAPSATVSSAGVSDPLPDEEVKEPINVPGTIVEPEENENTDAATTVPGTPGQVSVAALTQGLRIQWASNPESDGVQSYAVYYSETGSAPYTKIGTTSGTSMDYGVPASASGWFKVSAINSVGESEPSVAVPYQP, via the coding sequence ATGGTTGATGTTAATAAGAAAAAGCCCGATGAACAGCCTGCCCGCAAGCGCAGCTTCGCCCGCAGACTGGGCAGTGTCGCCAAATGGATGGTTGTCCTGGGTTTTATGGGGGCGCTATTTGTAGGTGGTGCTCTGATGGGATACGTCAGTTCCATTGTAAAAGACGAGCCCGTCCGCTCCAGGGCCCTGATTGAACAAAAAGTCAGCGAAAACTCCATCACAGGCTTTGCTTACTTTGCCGACGGTAGCCCGATCGGTCAATTACGTACGGAAGAAGACAGGCGTCCGGTCACCTTTGACCAGATACCACAGAAAGTTATTGATGCTGTCATATCGATTGAAGACAATCATTTTTACGAACATAAAGGTGTAGATATGAGCGGAACGCTCCGAGCCGTGAAGCAGAAGGTGCTGAAAGAGTCTGTGCAAACGGGCGGAAGTACGCTGACTCAGCAATTGGCACGGCGTGTGTTCTTGAATCTGGATCGTACCGAGGACCGCAAAGTCAAGGAGATACTGCTGTCCTTGCGACTTGAACGATTCCTGACCAAGAACGAGATCATGACCGCGTATCTGAATAAAGTTCCTTTTGGTAACGGCTCCAGTGGATATAACGTGTATGGCATCAAGGCAGCTGCCAAAGGATTGTTCAACATTAATGATCTGGAGAAAATAAACACGGCTCAGGCAGCCTATCTTGCCGGATTGCCTCAGCTCCCCTCCTCTTACTCAGCCTTTAACGGAAAAGGCGACTTTGTAGAGGATAATTTTGAGCGTGCAATCAACCGCCAGCATCTGGTATTACGTCGTATGCTTGAGCTTGGCAAAATCAATCAAACCGAGTATGACGAAGCTATTGCTTTTGATATCAAGAGTTCACTGGCACCGAAAACCGTCAAGGCTTACAACACTTATCCATATCTTATGATGGAAACCGAACGCCAGGCTGCACAAATTTTGATGAAACAAATGAATGCTGACACAGCAGCTGAAGGAAATTCCGAAGGTTCAGATTCTACCGAGGATGGAACCCAAAAGGAAAGCAGTGCTCTGCTCGAAGAAGCTCAGCAGCAATTGCGTACAGGTGGTTATCGCATATACACAACGATTAACAAAAGTGTGTACAAAACCATGCGTACCATTGCCGAGAATGACAGCAATTTTGCTGCAGACGATCCCAAAAAAGGAAAAGAACAGACTGCAGCCATCATGATTGATCACAAAACCGGGGCTATCCTGGGCATGATTGAAGGCCGAAGCTTCCAGGATGAACAGATGAACTATGCAACCCAGATGGTGCGTCAGCCAGGTTCGACAATGAAGCCTATTGCCGCCTACCTGCCTGCTCTGGAAGAAGGACTGGTTCAACCAGCGTCCATCATTGATGATTCACCGATCATTCTTAAGGATGGAGGCTCAAACGGCTTCCATATTCCGAAGAATGCGAACAATCGCTATCAGGGACTTGTAACCGCTCGTAGAGCGCTGAACTATTCCCTGAACGTTCCTGCGCTGAAACTCTTCAATGAAGACGTCGGGATCGAAAAAGCCTGGGCATTCTCCAAGAAGCTTGGCATAACGACCATTCAGCAGCAGGACTATCAGGCTCAGACGGGTGTTCTCGGGGGACTCCAGTACGGTGTAACCGTGGAAGAACTCACGAATGCTTACGGAGCTATTGCGAACAATGGGGTATATAACGACTCATACATGATTAGCAAAATTGTAGACTCCAAAGGAAATATCGTTTATAAGCATGAATCCGAACCTGTTCAGGCATTTTCCGAACAGACAGCGTACCTGATGACAGATATGTTAAGAACCGTAATTACCGAAGGTACTGCGGATAAGGTTCGCGAAACGTATAAATATACGAAAAGTGCACCTGTCGTAGGAAAAACCGGTTCAACGCAAAACTATGCGGATGTCTGGTTTGAAGGCTATACGCCTGATGTTACGCTTGGTGTGTGGGTTGGATACAAACAGCCTGTGAACACCCTTGAAACCAAATCTCAGCGTAAACGTGCCCAGCAGCTCTGGTCTCAGATTATGAATGAAGTCGTTGCTACCGACAAGGAACTGTTCGTGACGGATTCATTCAAGAAACCATCGGGCATTGAAACACGTACAGTATCTGCTTATAGCGGCAAATTGCCAACATCACTGACTGACAAATTTGTAACAGATATTTTCAACAGCAAATTTATTCCCAAAGATAGTGATGATGGTGTCGCCAAAGCAAAATACATTACCTACAATGGTGTAAACTACATCCCTCGTGATGAAACACCTAGCGACATGCTGAAGGAGAAGACGGTTATTAAACGCAAGAAACCGATCTCCGATCTGATCAAGGAATTGCAAAATGCATTCTCACGGATGAGCCGGCACGAATCCCTTGCCTATTACCTGCCAGAAGATGCGGATGCAGACATGCCAACACAAGTCGACCCGAGATCGGACAATGGCAAGGCACCAGATGCACCAGGAAATGTGCGGATATCCGTAGCTAATGGCAAAGCTGTAATTACATTTAACGCTACGCCTGAAAATGACGTTGTCGGATATCGGTTGTATCGCTCCGTAAATGGTGCCGGCTTCCAGAACCAGGGCCAAGTTGTCCTGACAGGTGAATCCAGATCATTTACAGCATACGCACAGGGCGGGAATTTCACCTTCTATGTCACTGCTGTCGATGTAGCCGGCAAAGAGTCTGCTCCTAGTGCTACGGTTAGCAGTGCAGGAGTGTCAGATCCACTCCCGGATGAGGAAGTAAAAGAACCGATCAATGTTCCTGGAACCATCGTTGAGCCGGAAGAAAATGAAAACACTGACGCTGCAACCACCGTTCCAGGTACCCCTGGACAGGTTAGCGTAGCAGCGCTCACCCAAGGATTGCGCATTCAATGGGCCTCCAATCCGGAGAGCGATGGTGTGCAGAGCTATGCCGTCTATTACAGTGAAACGGGCTCTGCCCCTTACACCAAGATTGGCACAACTTCGGGTACCTCAATGGATTACGGTGTACCTGCCTCTGCTAGCGGATGGTTCAAAGTATCTGCCATCAACAGTGTAGGAGAATCCGAACCCTCTGTTGCTGTCCCATATCAACCGTAA
- a CDS encoding diguanylate cyclase produces MLEHLGSLPASMHSPSSGDSASSAAQRNEHAFWMQQMDITPFDFSYLKNLLQQAYTDWLTQHDSNWSASSAIYSVWNTEGNCVATTADESMDRPESVQTVMMCLETGRAESMRGSDEHGDFLYIAEPLFSRINKDMFAVFTAFIYEPLRYERSEEIVRSEAAHYRTCFYRRFEYIFMADLLKAHEQTAREEHRRSILFQIVQRMHDKMDVDAILDEVFDSIDYLYPTTRMNLYMSQDRNSSNPRIRPLLVHEHGEDICLRSFKDGQTIVIRSDQEDNSIVEVGLPLKGKQGIYGVFHIEMNDELMEEPDLQLITMMADMAGTAFENAKLHEQSNMLIQELRLINDLTQRLNRSLQLKEIYKMAELELKDIFQAESCCILQLNDTTNRFEVMSSNIGEMRHKSFSLDYGIAGLLYQTEEPLILSNYAQYTKVSSVFMEITSSMSLMASPIRVNGQVKGTILLGHPKPQYFSYDNYRLLQMLSIHVGLALSNATLHAEVRRLANLDMLTGLYVRHYLDSVIHEKQAHEFCGSLIVVDIDQFKQVNDTFGHQTGDQVLKQVSDIVKSSVRSDDICARWGGEELAIYVPQLGIRQALEYAEVIRSRVAEETRPPVTVSSGIAEWNWMDDKVSVESLFYRADMALYEAKHNGRNRIVLEEQEVTR; encoded by the coding sequence ATGTTAGAACATCTAGGAAGTTTACCAGCCAGCATGCATTCGCCAAGTTCGGGCGATTCCGCATCTTCTGCAGCTCAGCGCAATGAGCATGCGTTCTGGATGCAGCAAATGGATATTACACCTTTTGATTTCTCATATTTGAAAAACTTGCTGCAGCAAGCCTATACGGATTGGCTGACTCAGCATGATTCGAACTGGAGCGCATCATCTGCGATTTACAGCGTATGGAATACAGAAGGTAATTGTGTAGCGACGACCGCCGATGAGTCTATGGACAGGCCTGAATCAGTTCAGACGGTCATGATGTGTCTTGAAACTGGACGGGCGGAATCAATGCGGGGTTCAGATGAACACGGGGATTTCCTATACATTGCGGAGCCTCTGTTTTCCAGAATCAACAAGGATATGTTCGCCGTGTTTACAGCTTTCATTTACGAGCCTCTTCGTTATGAAAGGTCTGAAGAGATTGTTCGATCTGAGGCAGCGCATTATCGTACTTGCTTTTACCGAAGATTTGAATACATATTTATGGCAGATCTGCTAAAAGCTCATGAGCAAACGGCGCGTGAAGAGCACCGGAGGTCCATTCTTTTTCAGATCGTGCAGCGGATGCATGACAAAATGGACGTGGATGCCATATTGGACGAGGTATTTGACAGTATCGATTACTTGTATCCGACCACACGCATGAATCTGTACATGTCCCAAGATCGCAATAGTTCCAATCCGAGAATCAGACCTTTGCTTGTCCATGAACATGGGGAAGATATTTGTCTCCGTTCATTTAAAGATGGACAAACGATAGTTATTCGCTCTGATCAGGAGGATAACTCTATTGTGGAGGTCGGACTTCCGCTCAAGGGGAAGCAGGGTATCTATGGTGTGTTTCACATCGAGATGAATGACGAGCTCATGGAGGAGCCCGACTTGCAGCTTATCACCATGATGGCGGATATGGCAGGAACTGCCTTTGAGAATGCCAAATTACATGAGCAATCGAACATGTTGATTCAGGAACTTCGTCTAATCAATGATTTGACACAACGTCTAAATAGAAGTCTGCAATTGAAAGAAATTTATAAAATGGCCGAGTTGGAGTTAAAGGATATTTTTCAAGCTGAATCCTGTTGTATTCTTCAATTGAATGACACCACGAATCGTTTCGAAGTGATGTCATCCAATATTGGGGAAATGCGTCATAAATCCTTTTCGCTGGATTACGGTATCGCTGGTCTGCTGTATCAGACAGAAGAACCGCTCATTCTGTCCAATTATGCACAGTACACCAAAGTGTCTTCCGTGTTTATGGAGATTACCAGCTCAATGTCACTGATGGCTTCACCAATTCGAGTCAACGGTCAAGTGAAGGGAACCATTTTGCTGGGTCATCCCAAACCGCAGTATTTCTCATACGATAATTATCGTCTGCTGCAGATGCTGTCCATTCACGTAGGACTTGCTCTATCCAATGCAACGCTGCATGCAGAGGTTCGCCGTTTGGCCAACCTTGATATGTTAACTGGACTGTACGTCAGACATTATCTCGATAGTGTCATTCACGAAAAGCAGGCCCATGAATTCTGTGGTTCATTAATTGTGGTTGATATCGATCAGTTCAAACAGGTGAACGACACGTTTGGCCATCAAACCGGGGACCAGGTGCTGAAGCAGGTTAGTGATATTGTTAAATCCTCCGTTCGTTCCGATGATATCTGTGCCCGGTGGGGTGGCGAAGAGCTGGCCATTTACGTACCGCAGCTGGGAATCCGCCAGGCACTCGAGTATGCAGAGGTCATACGCAGCCGAGTGGCGGAAGAGACCAGGCCACCCGTGACCG
- the rpsD gene encoding 30S ribosomal protein S4: protein MARYTGPKFKLSRRLGISLSGTGKELKRPFPPGQHGANQRRKMSNYGMQLQEKQKLRHMYGLGEKQFRTLFARAQKMQGIAGENFMFLLECRLDNLVYRLGFANSRAGARQLVSHGHVTVNGKKVDIASYQVSTGDVIGLRERSRGLSSVKEALENRSHLPAYLEFNDAAVEGKYIRLPERSELSQDIDEKQIVEFYNR, encoded by the coding sequence ATGGCACGTTACACTGGTCCTAAATTTAAATTGAGCCGTCGCCTCGGCATTTCCCTGAGCGGAACAGGCAAAGAATTGAAACGTCCTTTCCCTCCAGGTCAGCACGGAGCTAACCAACGCAGAAAAATGAGCAACTACGGTATGCAGTTGCAAGAAAAACAAAAACTTCGCCACATGTACGGTTTGGGCGAAAAACAATTCCGCACTCTTTTTGCTAGAGCGCAAAAAATGCAAGGTATCGCCGGTGAAAACTTCATGTTCTTGCTTGAGTGCCGCCTTGACAACCTCGTTTACCGTCTTGGATTTGCTAACTCCCGTGCAGGAGCACGTCAGTTGGTATCCCACGGTCACGTAACAGTAAACGGTAAAAAAGTCGATATCGCTTCTTACCAAGTAAGCACTGGCGATGTAATCGGCCTGCGTGAAAGAAGCCGCGGTCTTTCTTCCGTTAAGGAAGCTTTGGAAAACCGTTCGCATCTTCCAGCATACCTTGAATTCAACGACGCTGCTGTAGAAGGTAAATACATCCGTCTGCCTGAGCGTTCCGAGTTGTCCCAAGATATCGACGAAAAACAAATCGTCGAGTTCTACAACCGTTAA